A DNA window from Ornithobacterium rhinotracheale DSM 15997 contains the following coding sequences:
- a CDS encoding TonB-dependent receptor domain-containing protein: MNLKQILASTSLLAGGLYAQTITENVELYPISVIAIDGTSQMLNDVLLPSKAQLSYDGGAILKQIPAFQSIKKSASYGADPVFRGFKYDQLNIVLNGAQCATAACPNRMDPPTSQMHPSHVERIEVLKGPYALRYGVGLGATINYISSPNHFSTQNKTYGGLATSYESNANIHQSQVNVGLSGNAYDINLSGFYAEGGNYKAGNGEEVLAGFHRGSFRLKSGFKLNQTQQLTLGATYNRGRDSDFPALGMDLRKDDTWLLNARHSANFNHSWLKKWETTAYATLVDHLMDNQMKPTPRMMDVSSATKTQNWGGRTELEFRPQNGKWFVGADFKAEQAEGTRVRTMLKGKMAGKQIEDNSWQNSQITKAGIFSEYQLKTQALEYVLSARLEWNQAEAKDASKGFLALYPKSKSSQLNPSLSAGIIKNWEAVQVGFWVGRVQRSASLTERFINSFSVGQDPYELVGNPLLKAEKNNQADFTFQWKKTKTLIDVDVYFSYLQDFISSRIAPTLKPKTPMSPGVRVYTNIEKAYKTGVELS, encoded by the coding sequence ATGAATTTAAAACAAATCCTAGCAAGCACAAGTTTGCTAGCAGGTGGCTTATACGCCCAAACGATTACAGAAAATGTAGAATTATACCCCATCAGTGTCATTGCAATAGATGGTACATCACAAATGCTCAACGATGTGTTGTTGCCTAGCAAAGCGCAGCTTTCTTATGACGGAGGAGCTATTTTAAAGCAAATCCCCGCATTTCAGAGTATTAAAAAAAGTGCAAGTTATGGAGCAGATCCCGTTTTTAGAGGATTTAAATACGATCAGCTAAATATAGTGCTCAATGGAGCGCAGTGTGCCACTGCCGCTTGCCCCAACCGAATGGATCCGCCTACCAGCCAAATGCACCCAAGCCATGTAGAGCGTATCGAGGTGCTGAAAGGTCCTTATGCGTTGCGATATGGCGTAGGGCTGGGAGCTACGATTAATTATATTTCGTCTCCCAATCATTTTTCCACTCAAAACAAAACTTACGGCGGACTTGCCACTTCATACGAATCAAACGCCAACATTCACCAAAGTCAAGTCAATGTAGGGCTGAGCGGAAATGCTTATGATATAAACCTTTCGGGATTTTATGCCGAGGGGGGCAATTACAAAGCAGGAAACGGCGAGGAAGTTTTAGCAGGATTTCATCGAGGAAGCTTTAGGCTAAAATCTGGCTTTAAACTTAATCAAACGCAGCAGCTCACTTTGGGAGCCACTTACAACCGAGGCAGAGATTCGGATTTTCCTGCGCTCGGCATGGATTTGCGCAAAGATGACACTTGGTTGCTAAATGCTAGACACAGCGCAAACTTTAATCATTCATGGCTTAAAAAATGGGAAACCACGGCTTATGCCACATTGGTAGATCATTTAATGGATAATCAAATGAAGCCTACTCCGCGTATGATGGATGTTTCCTCTGCCACCAAAACGCAGAATTGGGGCGGGAGAACCGAGCTAGAGTTTAGACCACAGAACGGAAAATGGTTTGTGGGAGCAGACTTTAAAGCCGAACAAGCAGAAGGAACTCGTGTGAGAACCATGCTTAAAGGAAAAATGGCAGGCAAGCAAATAGAAGATAATTCATGGCAAAATAGCCAAATAACTAAAGCAGGCATTTTCTCTGAATATCAATTAAAGACACAAGCCTTGGAATATGTGCTTTCGGCTCGCCTCGAATGGAATCAAGCAGAGGCAAAAGACGCTAGCAAAGGCTTTTTGGCATTGTATCCAAAAAGCAAAAGCAGTCAGCTCAATCCTAGCCTTAGTGCAGGAATTATCAAAAACTGGGAGGCTGTGCAAGTAGGATTTTGGGTAGGCAGAGTACAACGCAGTGCCTCGCTCACCGAGCGATTTATCAATTCCTTTAGCGTGGGGCAAGACCCGTATGAGCTTGTGGGGAATCCATTGTTAAAAGCTGAAAAAAACAATCAGGCAGATTTTACTTTCCAATGGAAAAAAACAAAAACGCTGATAGATGTAGATGTTTATTTCTCGTATCTGCAAGACTTTATCTCATCTAGGATTGCACCTACTTTAAAGCCTAAAACGCCGATGAGCCCAGGTGTGAGAGTCTATACAAACATAGAAAAGGCATACAAAACAGGTGTGGAGCTAAGCTAG
- a CDS encoding TonB-dependent receptor has protein sequence MAPLDLRYALRGDFFRHRLQPMFSLRYVAKQDRISKEFGEIPAPEFTVLDFHTTWQLNAKMAANVGVNNLLDRAYFEHLSRAVRGGKTPIYSPGRSFTLGFNYTF, from the coding sequence ATGGCACCCCTAGATTTGCGTTATGCCTTGAGGGGAGATTTCTTCCGCCACCGATTGCAACCGATGTTTAGCCTGCGTTATGTCGCAAAACAAGACAGAATTTCAAAGGAATTTGGCGAAATTCCTGCACCTGAGTTCACGGTTTTAGATTTCCATACCACTTGGCAATTGAATGCTAAAATGGCTGCCAATGTGGGCGTAAATAATTTATTGGACAGGGCTTATTTCGAGCATTTAAGCCGTGCCGTGAGAGGAGGAAAGACACCTATTTACAGCCCAGGACGAAGCTTTACGCTAGGGTTCAATTATACTTTTTAA
- a CDS encoding S9 family peptidase: MKKFKLFTLLFLLVFESSSLLAQKQKLSIEDAVMGYYKGLYPETLYNLDWAGENFFYQDQRGLVFKNTQGKETRTIGFQEIKSKFPDLRYLPRLSYKNNQLFFKAGNTYYAWDIKNDKNISIKLPENAENAEIDKNTNRVAFTMENNLYVAQPNGGKILQVTNSKDKNIVSGQAIHRSEYGIKKGIFFSPNGNLLAFYQKNETKVTNYPLVDLNTIPATPMPIKYPMAGDPSEIAKVGIYDFRTNKTTYLDINTDDFHYLTNLAWSPDEKYIVLAEINRATTHYDLNRYDVATGKKVNTIFSYSNNIWVEPENAAVFVPNSTKNLLWISQKDGFRNIYLLSTDGKTNKQLTKHKWVVKDILGFSNDGKSVIYTGTGEDPRNTQTFKTDLKSGKTTNLTPTAGTHSSTLSEDGNYLIDEFSSLEIPSITQIIDTRNGKKTIIKTSENPLKNYAVGNIEFLDLKANDGTKLYARMIKPENFDPNKKYPVLIYVYGGPHAQLVTNSFLGGASMWEPAFASLNDYIVFTLDNRGSANRGFAFESVIHRHLGNKEIEDQMTGVEYLKSLPFVDAKRIAVHGWSFGGFMASSLMLRKPGVFTTSVAGGPVINWRMYEVMYGERYMDTPQENPEGYKQSTVSNYIQNLQGKLMLITGSIDNVVVPQHSMSLLEAAVKNNVQVDFFTYPMHEHNIGGKDRVNLIEKIADYIVRNNQ; this comes from the coding sequence ATGAAGAAATTTAAATTATTCACACTGCTTTTTTTACTCGTATTTGAAAGCAGTTCGCTTTTAGCCCAAAAGCAAAAATTAAGCATAGAAGATGCTGTAATGGGCTACTACAAAGGACTTTACCCTGAAACGCTCTACAACCTAGACTGGGCTGGTGAAAATTTCTTTTACCAAGACCAGCGTGGACTCGTTTTTAAAAATACGCAAGGAAAAGAAACAAGAACCATTGGTTTTCAAGAAATTAAATCCAAATTTCCTGATTTAAGATATTTACCAAGATTAAGCTATAAAAACAATCAACTTTTCTTTAAAGCTGGAAATACTTACTACGCTTGGGACATCAAAAATGATAAAAATATAAGCATTAAACTTCCTGAGAATGCCGAAAATGCCGAAATCGATAAAAATACCAATCGCGTGGCTTTCACGATGGAAAACAACTTATATGTTGCGCAACCAAACGGGGGCAAAATCTTGCAGGTAACCAATAGCAAGGATAAAAACATCGTTTCTGGACAAGCGATTCACCGTAGTGAGTACGGCATCAAAAAAGGGATTTTCTTCTCTCCGAATGGAAATCTTTTGGCTTTTTATCAAAAAAATGAAACCAAGGTAACCAACTATCCGCTAGTGGATTTAAACACAATTCCTGCTACACCAATGCCTATTAAATACCCAATGGCTGGCGACCCTAGCGAAATCGCTAAAGTAGGGATTTATGATTTTAGAACCAACAAAACCACTTATTTAGACATCAATACCGATGATTTTCATTATTTAACCAATTTGGCTTGGAGCCCAGATGAAAAGTACATCGTTTTGGCTGAAATCAATCGTGCAACTACTCATTACGACCTCAACCGCTATGATGTGGCTACGGGCAAAAAAGTGAATACGATTTTCTCTTATTCCAACAACATTTGGGTAGAGCCAGAAAATGCAGCGGTTTTCGTGCCAAATTCTACTAAAAACTTGCTTTGGATTAGCCAAAAAGATGGATTTAGAAATATTTATCTTTTAAGCACAGATGGCAAAACCAATAAGCAATTGACCAAACACAAATGGGTGGTAAAAGATATTTTAGGCTTTAGCAACGACGGGAAATCTGTCATTTACACAGGTACGGGAGAAGATCCACGCAACACGCAAACTTTTAAAACAGATTTAAAATCTGGAAAAACTACTAACCTCACTCCTACCGCAGGCACACACAGCTCTACTTTGAGCGAAGATGGAAATTACTTAATCGACGAATTTTCTTCGCTCGAGATTCCGAGCATTACACAAATCATAGACACCCGAAATGGCAAAAAAACAATCATCAAAACCAGCGAGAATCCTCTGAAAAACTACGCAGTAGGAAACATCGAATTTTTGGATTTAAAGGCAAATGACGGCACCAAATTATATGCCCGTATGATTAAGCCAGAGAACTTCGACCCAAATAAAAAATACCCAGTTTTGATTTATGTTTATGGTGGTCCGCATGCACAATTGGTAACCAATTCATTTTTAGGTGGTGCGAGCATGTGGGAGCCTGCCTTTGCTAGCTTGAACGATTATATCGTTTTCACGCTAGACAATCGCGGTTCTGCCAATCGTGGATTTGCATTTGAAAGCGTAATTCACAGACATTTAGGCAACAAAGAAATCGAAGACCAAATGACTGGCGTAGAGTATTTGAAATCACTCCCTTTTGTAGACGCCAAACGCATCGCTGTGCACGGCTGGAGCTTTGGAGGCTTTATGGCTTCTAGCTTAATGCTTCGCAAGCCAGGCGTGTTCACGACTTCGGTAGCGGGTGGACCTGTCATCAACTGGAGAATGTATGAGGTAATGTATGGCGAACGCTACATGGACACGCCACAAGAAAACCCAGAGGGCTACAAGCAAAGCACGGTTTCTAATTATATCCAAAATCTGCAAGGTAAATTAATGCTCATCACGGGAAGTATCGACAATGTGGTAGTTCCTCAGCACAGTATGAGCCTGCTAGAAGCTGCTGTGAAAAACAATGTTCAGGTAGATTTCTTTACCTACCCAATGCACGAACACAATATCGGAGGCAAAGACCGAGTAAACTTGATTGAAAAAATCGCCGACTACATCGTGAGAAACAATCAATAA
- a CDS encoding mechanosensitive ion channel family protein has translation MEESKEVANQFWEQIKAFFNIELVKIGQKPFTLLTALYMVVAFVILLLIAKKLSKFLENKVLSSRIADRGVRSSISSIFRYIFLFLGIIFIFQSAGFDFGSFSYLAGALGVGIGFGLQNIAQNFISGLVILFERPIKVGDRIEVGNIVGDVTSISMRSTKIVTNDNINVIVPNSEFINNKVINWSYNERKVRFRFPIGVSYNENPSKVREITLEVAQKHKGVLNFPEPQLLFDDYGDSSLNFELVVWTSTYIQRPKLLKSELYYAIFEAFSKEGIEIPFPQRDLNLRNGFEHINDFLIKKTPSDEEI, from the coding sequence ATGGAAGAATCTAAAGAAGTTGCGAATCAGTTTTGGGAACAGATCAAAGCCTTTTTCAACATAGAATTGGTGAAAATTGGTCAAAAACCATTTACATTGCTCACGGCACTCTATATGGTAGTGGCATTTGTAATTTTACTTTTGATCGCCAAAAAACTTTCAAAATTTCTAGAAAACAAAGTTTTATCCTCTCGTATTGCAGACCGTGGCGTAAGAAGTTCGATTTCTTCAATTTTTAGATATATATTCCTTTTTTTAGGAATTATATTTATCTTCCAATCAGCGGGGTTTGACTTTGGTTCGTTCAGTTATTTGGCAGGAGCACTGGGTGTGGGGATTGGATTTGGTTTGCAGAACATTGCACAAAACTTTATCTCTGGTTTAGTTATCTTGTTTGAACGCCCTATTAAAGTGGGCGACCGTATCGAGGTGGGCAACATCGTGGGCGATGTAACTTCTATCTCTATGCGCTCAACCAAAATCGTAACCAACGACAACATCAATGTCATTGTACCCAACTCTGAATTTATTAATAATAAAGTAATCAACTGGTCTTATAACGAGAGAAAAGTGCGTTTTCGCTTCCCGATTGGCGTTTCTTACAACGAAAACCCAAGCAAAGTGCGTGAAATCACACTCGAAGTTGCTCAAAAACACAAAGGTGTTTTAAACTTTCCAGAACCTCAACTATTGTTTGACGATTACGGCGATAGCTCGCTAAACTTTGAGCTTGTGGTGTGGACTTCTACCTATATCCAAAGACCTAAATTACTGAAAAGTGAATTATATTATGCCATTTTTGAAGCCTTTAGCAAAGAGGGAATCGAAATTCCGTTCCCGCAACGCGATTTAAACTTACGAAATGGCTTTGAACATATCAATGATTTTTTAATTAAAAAAACTCCTTCCGATGAAGAAATTTAA